A genomic segment from Methanoplanus limicola DSM 2279 encodes:
- the thiE gene encoding thiamine phosphate synthase yields MAYGLYIVTDRVIGRGMTHADMAALAVAGGADVVQLRDKDMPAADLTAEAVNIREITEDSGTLFIVNDRIDIALASGADGVHLGQSDIPAEYARKIVPDDFIIGISVSTPDEALKARNSGADYVSPGPVFTTATKSDAGDALGLDTVFTISAAVEIPVVPIGGISGKNAASVIGAGADGVAVISAVFGREDAVSAAADLKKIIEGAKTA; encoded by the coding sequence ATGGCATACGGCCTGTACATTGTAACTGACAGAGTTATCGGGAGGGGAATGACACACGCAGATATGGCTGCACTTGCTGTTGCAGGAGGGGCAGACGTCGTCCAGCTGAGGGACAAGGATATGCCGGCGGCAGATCTTACAGCCGAGGCGGTTAATATCAGGGAAATAACAGAAGATTCCGGCACGCTCTTCATAGTCAATGACAGGATTGATATCGCACTCGCCTCAGGGGCAGATGGTGTGCATCTGGGCCAGTCTGATATCCCGGCAGAATACGCTCGAAAAATAGTCCCTGATGACTTTATTATAGGGATCTCAGTCTCAACACCAGATGAGGCCCTAAAAGCCCGGAATTCCGGCGCGGACTATGTGTCACCCGGCCCTGTATTCACTACCGCAACAAAGAGCGATGCGGGTGATGCTCTGGGACTGGATACGGTCTTTACCATTTCAGCCGCAGTTGAAATTCCTGTGGTCCCTATCGGCGGAATATCCGGGAAAAACGCCGCGTCAGTTATTGGTGCCGGGGCTGACGGGGTTGCTGTGATATCGGCAGTCTTTGGAAGAGAAGATGCGGTATCGGCTGCGGCAGATCTGAAAAAAATTATAGAGGGTGCAAAAACAGCCTGA
- the thiM gene encoding hydroxyethylthiazole kinase — protein sequence MDPEYISGLLDKVRAEKPLVHHITNYVTVNDCANITICAGASPVMAHHPDDAEEMAAVAGALVLNIGTLSPELVDAMLIAGKRANEAGVPVILDPVGAGATKIRTESTFKILKEVEISVIKGNAGEISVIAGTGGVVRGVDSGGSAGEPLEAARACSDLTGAAVFMTGQDDILTDGRRSYLVSNGHPMMGSLSGTGCMAASLCGSFAAAGDELLLSSLAAAVIFGISGEIAGSSCKGPYSFRNELFDTLFRIKRETIERYADFRMI from the coding sequence ATGGACCCAGAGTATATTTCCGGTCTGCTGGATAAAGTTCGGGCAGAAAAGCCACTTGTCCACCATATAACAAATTATGTGACTGTAAACGACTGCGCTAATATAACAATCTGCGCCGGAGCATCTCCTGTGATGGCCCATCATCCCGATGACGCAGAGGAGATGGCGGCGGTTGCGGGCGCTCTTGTTCTGAATATCGGAACACTCTCCCCCGAACTTGTGGATGCAATGCTGATTGCAGGAAAGAGGGCAAATGAAGCAGGAGTGCCGGTGATCCTTGATCCTGTCGGCGCCGGGGCGACAAAGATCAGGACAGAGAGCACATTTAAAATATTAAAAGAGGTTGAAATTTCGGTTATAAAAGGCAATGCAGGGGAAATTTCGGTAATAGCCGGCACAGGAGGTGTTGTACGTGGTGTTGATTCAGGAGGGTCTGCGGGTGAGCCACTGGAAGCAGCCAGGGCATGCTCTGATCTTACCGGTGCGGCCGTGTTTATGACAGGTCAGGATGATATTCTGACTGACGGCAGGAGGTCATATCTGGTCTCAAACGGCCATCCGATGATGGGCAGCCTTTCAGGTACAGGATGTATGGCGGCATCACTCTGCGGCTCCTTTGCAGCTGCTGGCGATGAACTGCTCCTCTCATCACTCGCTGCGGCCGTAATATTCGGAATTTCCGGTGAGATCGCAGGCAGCTCATGCAAAGGCCCCTACTCCTTCAGGAATGAACTCTTTGACACCCTCTTCAGGATTAAGAGAGAGACAATAGAGAGATATGCAGATTTCAGGATGATATAA